Genomic DNA from Desulfurivibrio alkaliphilus AHT 2:
AAGGGCCGCGACCATACCTCCGAGGCGTAGACTTTCCAGTTTCTCGATGGTCGGGTGGATCAGCATGTGTGTTCCTCCCGCAGTTGAAAGTAGTCGGCCCCACGGATATTCCGATGCTGCACCGGCGCCATCTCCTGGTCCTCACTTGGCAGCGGCCGGCTTTCCAGGCCATTTTTGAGGATCGATTCGAGGCTGCGGTAGGAGAGGGTTTCGTAGGCCAAAGCACGGCGACAGGCCGCTTCCAGGCGGGGCTCACCATAGCTCTTGCCGAGCCGGAAGATCCCCAGCAGGCTGCGGTAGGCCTGCTGGGGGTGGCGGCGGCCGGTCAACAGCCGTTGGGTGACTTCACTCATGGCCGGACCGATCCTGGCCGCCCAGCGCTGGAACCGCTCCGGGCTCCACTCAGCATAGAACCGGTGGTTGGGCGGCATGTGCTCCTTGATGGTGCTGTGCTTCCCCCGCTGCCGGGAGCGGGGATGAGAGGCCACTCGCCGGCCCTTGTGCAGGCACTCCACCGTGTCGGCGGTGTATCGCACCTCCAACACCTTGCCCACCAGGGCATGGGGGACGCTGTAATAATGGCCGGCCAGCTCGAGATGGTAGTCGATGTTGACCTTGGCCTTTTTCCATTCCGCAAACTGGTAGGCCTTTTCCGGCAGGGGGCGCAGGGCTGGCCGGTCAAGGCTCTCGTACAGACTCCGGCGGCTGCCCTCCAGCTTCTGGAAAGGCCGGTTGTTGAGCAACTCCAGCAGACGCCGGATCTCCCGGTTGAGTTCATTGAGACTGAAAAAACGCTGATGACGCAGCCGAGCCAAAATCCAGCGCTCGACCAGCAGCACCCCGGCTTCCGCCTTGGCCTTGTCCTTGGGCTTGCGAACCCGGGCCGGCAGCACCGTGGTCCGGTAATGGGTGGCTAAATCGTGGTAAGTGGGGTTGAGCAACGGTTCGTAGCGGCAGGCCTTGTTCACCCCGCTCTTGAGGTTGTCGGGGATCAGCAACTCCGTTACCCCGTCAAACCAGGCAAAGGCCCGCACATGGGAGCTGATCCAGTCGGGCAGACTCTGGCTCCAGGTCGCCTCCGCGTAGGTGTAGTTGCTGGCACCCAGCACCGCCAAAAATACCTGCGCTTCACGGACCTCGCCGCCGGTTGCGTCGATAATCGGCACCGTCCGTCCGGCGTAGTCAATGAACGTCTTCTCCCCGGCCCGGTGCTCCTGCCGCATTACCAGGTCGCGCTTGCCCCGCCACTGGCTGTACTGCTGGCAAAACCAACTGTTGTTAATGGCCAATTAAAATGACCCACTACTGGCCAACAATTTTGACCCACCCCGAGGAGTGGTCAAGCGGCCATAAAGCGATTAGTGTCCCCGACTATTTACGGACAGGAGGGGATCTGGTGAAGGAGTGGGTTATGATTCACAAAATTAAAGCGTTACACGGTGACGGAGGTGGGTTGTCGGTCCGTGCTATTGCCTTGGAGCTGGGTGTTTCTCGTAACACGGTACGCAAGTATCTGCGCTTGGATGAGGCGGCCATCAGCCAGGCGCAGGTTGACCGGGCACGCCATAAGCGTTTGGACATGCACCGGAGCTATATCATTTATCTTTTAGAAACTTATCCCCGCCTCAGTGCGGTGAAAGTGGCTCGCAAGCTGCGGGAGAAGGTCAGCGGGTTGGCGGTGTCTGATCGGAGTATCCGCCGTTATGTATCGGTCCTGAAAGAGACCGGTGTTGTGGCTCAAAAGCGCTACTATGAACCGATTATTGATCATGTGCCGGGGGTTCAGTGCCAGGTTGACCCGGGTGAGCTGCGCGGGGTGCTGGTCGGTGGCGAGCCACAAACCCTGTACTTTGTGGTGTTCGTCTTATCTTTTTCCCGGCTGATGTACGTCGGTCTTTCCTTTGAGCCCATTGATACCGGGCGTTTTATCCAGCTTCACGATGAGGCGTTCCGTTACTTTGGCGGTGTTACCGAGGAATGTGTTTACGACCAGACCAAGTTGGTGGTCATCGAGGAGCTTTACCGTGAGTTGACGCTTAATCAGCGCTTTGCTGAATACGCGGCCACGGTGGGTATGCGGGTCCACGCTTGCGAGGGTTATGATCCCGAGAGCAAAGGCAAGGTCGAAGCCGGAGTCAAATATGTCAAACAGAACTGCCTGTATGGCGAGACGTTCAGCGGCCGGCAGGATCTGCGCCGTTATGTTCGGCAGTGGCTGGACGAGGTGGCTAACCAGCGAACCCATGGCACCACCGGGCAGGTTCCCCGGCATCATTTCGAGACCGAAGAGCAGGCGCATCTGCACCCCTATCTGACCCCTGCCGGCTTAACGGTAGCGGCCAGTGAGCGGCGCAAGGTTGACAAGACCGGGCTGATCTCCTGGCGGGCCAATCGTTACTCGGTGCCCATGGCCTACCAGGGTGGCCAGGTCGGGGTGCAAGTCGAGGATGGACAATTGCAGGTCATCGACCTTGGCCGTGGCGAAAAGATCGCCTCCCATACCGTTTGCCTGGAAAAAGGCCAGATCATCAAAAACACCCATCATTACCGTGATCACAGCCAGCGGCTCCAGGAGCTGGAAGGGGCGGTATGTGCATTACTGGGTCAGCCGGCGGGCGAGCGATTGTGCCAAGTGTTGAAAAGCACCTCGCCCCGGATTTACAAAGATCAACTGGTGGCTGCCGTTCAGCTGCTCAAGGCGGAAGAGACCCTTGACCAGGCCCTGGTGGACCGACTGGCCCAGCGGCCCACGTTGACCGCCACGACCTTGAAACGCTATCTGGATTCCTCCCGCCGCTCAAAAGAACGGGGGCGCGACAGCATCACGGCAACGGGGCTTCCGGATGCCGAAATCCAGTTGGGCCAGTATGCATCGTTAACAGCCGGCCATGGTGACCACCCCTTCGGCCAGGAGGTGAACCATGGATGCCATTGAACGAACAGCCACCAAATACCGCAACTTGCGGCTCAACGCGACGGCCAGCCGGCTGCCGGAACTACTGGCCCGGGCCGACGCCAATGAGCTTTCCTATCTGCACCTGGTGGAGATGATGGCCGACCACGAACTGGAGCAACGAACCGGTAAACGGATCGCCCTGAACCGCCGGAAAGCCGGCTTCCCCGCCGAAAAAATTCTGGAAGGTTTCGACTACCGTCACCAGACCACAATAAACAAGCGCCAGGTCAATGCCCTGCTGGATTTCGACTTTATCGATCAGCGTAATAATGTGATTTTTATTGGCCCGCCGGGTGTCGGCAAAACCCATTTGGCCATTGGGATTGGCCAAAAAGCCATTAACGCCGGCTACAAGGTTCTGTTTCGCAGCGCCCTTGATCTGGTTGAGGAACTGGAGCTGGCGGAAATGAAAGGTGAACTGAAAAAAAAGGTCAGTCAGTTGGTTAAGTTTGACCTCATGGTCATCGACGAGCTCGGCTACCTGCCGATGAGCCGGCAATCACGCTATAATTTGTTCCAGCTAATCAACAGTTTCTACGAATACCGGTCGTTGATCATCACGACCAATAAAGACTTCACCCACTGGGGCGAGTTCTTTCATAACGACAACGTGGCAGTGCCGATCATTGATCGCATTATCCATCATTCACACATCTTTATGCTAGGAGGAGAAAGTTATCGGCTAAAACAGAAAACGGCCCAATAGTGGAGGTGGGGTGGGTCAAAATTGTTGGCCAAAGGTGGGTCAAAACTAATGGCCATTGACAACTGTACTGCATTCCTTCGGGATGACGCTCCTTGTACTCCTGCCAGAGCAGTGCCAGGGTGACATGCCGGTTGCCCCGGAGTTCCCGCTGCACTTCCGACCAGTCGGGGGTGGGCAGAGACTCGGCTGAGGCAGCCGATGTTTCCTGCTCCCGAAATAACAGCCGATTAAGGCCGACCTCGTCCAACTCCGCCGGCAACGGCCACTGCAAACCCGCCGCCTTGAACCGTAAAAGATAGTCGGACACCGTACTTTTGCCGACTCCACAACTGGTCGCGATCTCCCGCAGGCTTCGCCGGCACTCGTACTTCAAACGTAATATCTCGTAAATCTTGCGCATGGGTAACCTCTCCGCCGGCATCACTTCCTCCTTTCAGTCTTAATGCTTGACAAAAAGATGGTGTGATACCACTTGGTTGCCCGCGCTGCTACCTCCTTCTAACCGGGGTGTCCGGAATCACCGGAATGCTGTCCGCCTTCAGAACGGAATGGTGTCCGGCTTCCCACCGGAATGCTGTCCGGCTTCGGACCGGAACGGTGTCCGGCTTCCACCGGAATATGCAGCCATGTCTGATCAAGCCAATACCGACCCACTGACCGGGCTGATCAACCGGCGCTATTTTATGGAAATCCTCAACGATCTGCTGAAACAGCCCAACCATGGCAACCGGCTGGGCACATTGCTTTTTCTGGATCTTGACAATTTTAAACCAGTGAATGATCAACTTGGCCATGATGCGGGGGACATCGCTCTCCAGGTAATAGCAGAGCGCTTGCGTAATCTGCTGCGAGAACAGGACTACGTCGCCAGATTGGGAGGTGACGAGTTTGTCTTACTTTTTACTGGTGACAGCAGTAATAATCTTGATTCTGAGACCGTAGCGCAGCGTGTCGAAGCAAATATTGCCGCCCCTATTATGGTCAAAAAGAAAAAGATAAACCTCGGTTGCAGCATCGGCACCACGCAGCTGAAAAAGGGCGATGACCCGCAAGAAGTTTTGAATCGGGCAGACAAGGCCATGTATGCTGTCAAGTTTGCCCGACGCCACAAAACCACCACCATGTGACCCCGTTTCCAGCAAGCAGCTTCCACCAAACACAAAGGTTGGGCAAACAAAAGGTTCACAGGCGCACCTAGATCCCGTGGCGCTGCAGGTGTTCCTTGACCACCGAGATCTTCACCTCGCGGCAAAAGTTGAGCTAAAAAGGCTTATACAACGCAAAGAACGTGGCCGCCAAAGCAAGCATAATAGCGGCGGCCCCTAACCAGGGCAGCTTCTCCTTTGAGCCATATAAATACAGTGGCCATACTGCCAGCATGACTAGTATAAAAAACTTGGCAATGATCCAACCAAACGCCTGGATATTGCTGAATTGCATCAATAGGCCGATGCCGCCAAGCAACACAATCAGCAGTCCAACCTTGTGAAACATGCCAATAAACCTTGGTAGCGGATTATCTTCTTTGCTACCAATCGCCGCCCTGAACATATGCCCACCAAGGGCGCTGAACACAAAAAAAATCCCGGCAAGATGCACAATCTTGGAAATGTAATAGGTATTCAAATCAACCTCCACAATAAAACTGAATTACAGAGCCCATCATACCAAAAAAATGGCACTAGCTCCTCTCTTGCCTCGCGTTATGTAAGGGGGGCTGGGATAGGAGGTTACTTTTCTCGACCCTGGCAAAAAACGGGGCATCAGCGAACACCCAGTGCAACTTGCCCCTCAAAAGCCTGCACCCTTATCATGCGCAACTACCGACCGGCATGTCAACGAAAAAAGCCACCCCATAACAGCCTGATTACGGAAGGTGCCCGCATTTTGCACCAGCAAGCGGCAAAAGAGCTGCCC
This window encodes:
- the istA gene encoding IS21 family transposase → MIHKIKALHGDGGGLSVRAIALELGVSRNTVRKYLRLDEAAISQAQVDRARHKRLDMHRSYIIYLLETYPRLSAVKVARKLREKVSGLAVSDRSIRRYVSVLKETGVVAQKRYYEPIIDHVPGVQCQVDPGELRGVLVGGEPQTLYFVVFVLSFSRLMYVGLSFEPIDTGRFIQLHDEAFRYFGGVTEECVYDQTKLVVIEELYRELTLNQRFAEYAATVGMRVHACEGYDPESKGKVEAGVKYVKQNCLYGETFSGRQDLRRYVRQWLDEVANQRTHGTTGQVPRHHFETEEQAHLHPYLTPAGLTVAASERRKVDKTGLISWRANRYSVPMAYQGGQVGVQVEDGQLQVIDLGRGEKIASHTVCLEKGQIIKNTHHYRDHSQRLQELEGAVCALLGQPAGERLCQVLKSTSPRIYKDQLVAAVQLLKAEETLDQALVDRLAQRPTLTATTLKRYLDSSRRSKERGRDSITATGLPDAEIQLGQYASLTAGHGDHPFGQEVNHGCH
- the istB gene encoding IS21-like element helper ATPase IstB yields the protein MDAIERTATKYRNLRLNATASRLPELLARADANELSYLHLVEMMADHELEQRTGKRIALNRRKAGFPAEKILEGFDYRHQTTINKRQVNALLDFDFIDQRNNVIFIGPPGVGKTHLAIGIGQKAINAGYKVLFRSALDLVEELELAEMKGELKKKVSQLVKFDLMVIDELGYLPMSRQSRYNLFQLINSFYEYRSLIITTNKDFTHWGEFFHNDNVAVPIIDRIIHHSHIFMLGGESYRLKQKTAQ
- a CDS encoding helix-turn-helix domain-containing protein; the protein is MRKIYEILRLKYECRRSLREIATSCGVGKSTVSDYLLRFKAAGLQWPLPAELDEVGLNRLLFREQETSAASAESLPTPDWSEVQRELRGNRHVTLALLWQEYKERHPEGMQYSCQWPLVLTHLWPTILTHPTSTIGPFSVLADNFLLLA
- a CDS encoding GGDEF domain-containing protein, which encodes MSDQANTDPLTGLINRRYFMEILNDLLKQPNHGNRLGTLLFLDLDNFKPVNDQLGHDAGDIALQVIAERLRNLLREQDYVARLGGDEFVLLFTGDSSNNLDSETVAQRVEANIAAPIMVKKKKINLGCSIGTTQLKKGDDPQEVLNRADKAMYAVKFARRHKTTTM